A DNA window from Pleurodeles waltl isolate 20211129_DDA chromosome 12, aPleWal1.hap1.20221129, whole genome shotgun sequence contains the following coding sequences:
- the LOC138267758 gene encoding la-related protein 6-like, producing MSSVESLPLRLSSHKSVCSTPVQVQTRLYYGTDSHQVHHYGERNLPSFHLTQDSHFSSFDGSFCDLSETFDEDSLEIDCGLPDSNLIKRIIAQVEFYLSDENLARDAFLLKHVQKNKMGFVSIKLLTSFKKVKYLTRDWRTTLYAINFSDNLEVNEEGTKVRRKSPVPESLLGIAPTKLLLAWDFGPPVVAPNNFVQNNSIEIVTKMFSPYGAIVSIRVLKPGKEVPSHVKKYLSKYPELNTKSCALIEYENLESAKKAYEELSRNQGLSNGDSTKVVLLNERGVRKKNGEDKEELEDIGFVDKKTTKKQSRVADKLQNAIEDLSLYSSSESDSAPASPVFTSRCLSASAFTNGVVCSPAIFKPVSFSSPRSSPLLTRKLFAHSHYPSPLAVEQANGGCFNYGTSPEIRKFTDYSSDSGISSGSPWVKQRKAAAYSKLMENKQMPFKPSVGTSSSFLPSGVIRLPYGPDGSKGFYNSIGRGKLVLRH from the exons ATGTCCTCTGTGGAGTCCTTGCCTCTAAGGCTCAGCTCCCACAAGAGTGTGTgcagcactccagtccaagttcaGACACGTCTCTATTATGGAACCGACTCGCATCAGGTCCACCATTATGGAGAAAGGAACCTGCCTTCATTTCACCTGACACAGGACAGCCACTTCAGCAGTTTTGATGG GAGTTTTTGTGACCTCAGCGAAACCTTTGACGAGGACTCCTTGGAGATTGATTGTGGATTACCGGACTCAAATCTGATTAAAAGGATAATTGCCCAAGTGGAGTTTTACCTTTCCGATGAAAATTTAGCAAGAGATGCCTTCCTTCTGAAGCacgtacaaaaaaacaaaatgggatttgTCAGCATCAAGCTTTTAACTTCTTTTAAGAAG GTCAAATACCTAACTCGAGACTGGAGGACAACTCTGTATGCCATCAACTTTTCCGACAATTTGGAGGTTAATGAAGAGGGGACAAAAGTTAGAAGAAAGTCTCCAGTTCCAGAGTCTCTACTTGGCATAGCTCCAACTAAGCTTCTTCTGGCCTGGGATTTTGGACCACCAGTAGTTGCTCCTAACAACTTTGTTCAGAACAATAGCATAGAAATAGTCACCAAGATGTTCTCTCCTTATGGTGCCATTGTTTCTATTCGTGTCTTGAAACCTGGGAAAGAGGTTCCTTCTCACGTGAAAAAATATTTATCGAAATACCCAGAGCTGAACACCAAGAGCTGTGCTTTAATTGAATATGAAAACCTTGAAAGTGCCAAAAAAGCTTACGAAGAACTAAGTAGAAACCAGGGTTTGTCCAATGGCGACAGTACCAAAGTTGTGCTTCTCAATGAAAGAGGTGTCCGAAAGAAAAATGGGGAGGATAAAGAAGAACTTGAAGACATTGGATTTGTGGATAAGAAAACTACAAAAAAGCAGAGCAGAGTGGCTGACAAACTGCAGAATGCTATAGAAGATCTTTCGCTTTACAGTTCTTCGGAGTCTGACAGTGCACCAGCTTCTCCTGTTTTCACTAGTAGATGCTTATCCGCTTCGGCCTTCACTAATGGTGTTGTTTGCAGTCCAGCCATATTTAAACCAGTCTCATTCAGCAGCCCCCGTTCAAGTCCTCTCTTGACCCGCAAGCTCTTTGCCCATTCCCACTACCCTTCTCCCTTGGCTGTGGAACAAGCAAACGGAGGATGTTTCAACTATGGCACGAGCCCTGAAATTCGAAAGTTCACAGACTACTCCTCCGATAGTGGGATAAGTTCAGGGAGCCCGTGGGTTAAACAACGAAAAGCTGCTGCATATAGCAAGCTTATGGAAAATAAGCAAATGCCCTTCAAGCCTTCCGTAGGTACATCTTCATCCTTTCTTCCCTCTGGAGTAATTCGTCTACCGTATGGACCAGATGGTTCTAAGGGTTTCTATAACAGTATTGGCCGAGGCAAATTGGTGCTACGACACTGA